A DNA window from Lachancea thermotolerans CBS 6340 chromosome G complete sequence contains the following coding sequences:
- the HDA1 gene encoding histone deacetylase HDA1 (highly similar to uniprot|P53973 Saccharomyces cerevisiae YNL021W HDA1 Putative catalytic subunit of a class II histone deacetylase complex that also contains Hda2p and Hda3p Hda1p interacts with the Hda2p-Hda3p subcomplex to form an active tetramer deletion increases histone H2B H3 and H4 acetylation), giving the protein MTESAEVKQEEPSEQINGLKRDHESATLNDGTGNQASVAKRPTIVPACRPKLHYTPLKTGLCYDVRMRYHAKIFTSYFEYIDPHPEDPRRIYRIYKILAENGLIDDPTLSGVDSIGDLMLKIPVREATDEEILQVHTKEHLEFISKTTSMTRDQLLKETEKGDSVYFNNDSYLSAKLSCGGAIEACKAVVEGRVKNALAVVRPPGHHAEPEVAGGFCLFSNVAVAAQNILKNYPESVRKIMVLDWDVHHGNGTQKAFYDDDRVLYISLHRHELGKYYPGTIHGNSDRVGEGKGEGFNCNIPWPWKGVGDSEYLWAFEQVIMPMGREFRPDLVIISSGFDAADGDTVGQCHVTPSCYGHMTHMLKSLARGNLCAVLEGGYSLDSIAKSALAVAKVLIGEPPDELPVVKQPKLEAVEVIDSVIKTQSKYWKCFKSTHGNDGCSFKEQATDTAINKNFPLQNAIRQQQMRLLANEFRFVTLPLFKKELPDDTAICSPNIYDASAIIVCVHDTPSIWAQRSRATGTIDPSTSIIVDTTLDVIKWASSRNYGVIDINIPQSLHEQDNYSAVITAQEVLVHIWDNYLKYFPSLNRVAFVAIGDAHSGVVHLLGHRDTRSVVKSAVSFVDQRPLRPLIPLVDETLADWYFKNSLVFASAEHTCWGNDGNENKKPRKKFGRVLKCDSDGINNILEERFEEATDFILDTFEEWSDSE; this is encoded by the coding sequence ATGACTGAGAGCGCTGAAGTCAAACAGGAAGAGCCATCAGAGCAAATAAATGGTTTGAAAAGAGATCACGAAAGCGCCACATTGAACGACGGGACGGGAAACCAAGCCTCGGTTGCCAAAAGACCAACGATAGTGCCAGCTTGCCGACCAAAATTACACTACACCCCTCTCAAAACTGGACTGTGTTATGATGTCAGGATGCGCTACCATGCAAAAATCTTTACATCCTACTTCGAATACATTGATCCTCATCCAGAGGACCCTAGGCGAATTTACAGAATTTACAAGATATTAGCAGAAAACGGCCTAATAGACGATCCAACCCTCAGTGGAGTTGACAGTATTGGCGATCTTATGCTCAAAATTCCCGTTAGAGAGGCTACCGACGAGGAAATTTTGCAAGTCCATACCAAAGAGCACTTGGAATTTATCTCCAAGACCACCAGCATGACAAGAGATCAGCTTCTGAAGGAAACCGAAAAAGGTGATTCTGTTTACTTCAACAACGACTCATATCTTAGTGCGAAACTCTCATGCGGTGGCGCCATTGAAGCTTGTAAAGCGGTCGTTGAGGGGCGTGTCAAAAATGCATTAGCAGTCGTGCGGCCTCCTGGACATCATGCTGAACCTGAAGTGGCAGGTGGATTCTGCCTTTTTAGTAATGTTGCAGTTGCTGCGCAGAACATTTTAAAAAACTACCCCGAAAGCGTACGCAAAATTATGGTTCTTGACTGGGATGTCCATCATGGCAACGGAACTCAAAAAGCCTTTTACGATGACGACCGCGTGCTCTACATTTCACTTCATAGACACGAGTTGGGAAAGTACTACCCAGGGACTATTCACGGGAACTCTGACAGAGTTGGAGAAGGGAAAGGCGAGGGATTTAATTGCAACATACCCTGGCCCTGGAAAGGAGTTGGCGATTCCGAGTATCTGTGGGCGTTTGAGCAGGTGATAATGCCAATGGGGCGTGAATTTCGACCCGATCTAGTGATAATATCTTCAGGGTTTGATGCTGCGGATGGCGATACCGTTGGCCAGTGTCACGTAACTCCCAGCTGTTATGGGCATATGACGCATATGCTGAAATCTTTGGCCAGAGGCAATCTTTGCGCCGTTCTTGAGGGTGGTTATAGCTTGGATTCTATTGCTAAAAGTGCCTTAGCAGTAGCCAAGGTTTTGATAGGAGAGCCACCAGACGAGTTGCCTGTAGTTAAACAACCCAAGCTCGAAGCCGTCGAAGTGATTGATTCCGTTATTAAAACCCAATCTAAGTACTGGAAGTGCTTTAAGAGTACACATGGCAACGATGGTTGCTCTTTTAAGGAACAGGCTACCGATACTgcaatcaacaaaaactttcCTCTACAAAACGCAATACGGCAGCAACAAATGCGGTTGTTGGCAAACGAGTTCAGATTTGTTACTTTgccgcttttcaagaaagagctaCCAGACGACACAGCAATCTGCTCTCCAAACATTTATGATGCTTCCGCGATTATAGTGTGTGTTCATGATACTCCCAGCATATGGGCTCAAAGAAGTCGAGCCACAGGCACAATTGATCCCTCAACATCCATCATAGTCGATACTACCCTTGATGTGATAAAATGGGCTTCGAGTAGAAATTACGGAGTCATTGACATCAATATACCTCAGTCGCTTCATGAACAAGACAACTACTCTGCTGTGATAACAGCGCAAGAGGTCCTTGTACACATTTGGGATAACTACCTAAAATACTTCCCAAGCCTTAACAGGGTTGCCTTTGTTGCAATAGGAGATGCACACAGCGGGGTGGTTCACCTTCTTGGTCACAGGGACACGAGGAGTGTTGTCAAGTCGGCTGTTTCGTTTGTTGATCAAAGGCCACTAAGACCGTTGATTCctcttgttgatgaaacGTTAGCTGACTGGTATTTTAAAAATTCACTGGTTTTTGCAAGTGCTGAACACACTTGTTGGGGCAACGACGGTAATGAGAACAAGAAaccaagaaaaaaatttggaaGAGTACTTAAGTGCGACTCCGATGGGATAAATAACATACTTGAAGAGAGGTTTGAGGAGGCAACAGATTTTATTCTTGACACTTTCGAAGAATGGAGCGACAGCGAATGA
- a CDS encoding Ark/Prk/Nak family serine/threonine-protein kinase (similar to uniprot|P40494 Saccharomyces cerevisiae YIL095W PRK1 Protein serine/threonine kinase regulates the organization and function of the actin cytoskeleton through the phosphorylation of the Pan1p- Sla1p-End3p protein complex), whose amino-acid sequence MNQSLNDIYQPGTELTVGSHRARIIKYLTSGGFAHIYTAEICPADLSSPAKIACLKRVLVPDKPSLNVLRAEVDAMKLLRGNQHVVSYIDSHAAKSGVHDGSYEVFLLMEYCSGGGLIDFMNTRLQNRLQEGEVLKITSDITQGIAAMHALQPPLIHRDIKIENVLISDDRTFKVCDFGSVCGVIRPPKNPQEFNYVQHDILKNTTAQYRAPEMIDLYRGYPINEKSDIWALGVFLYKLCYYTTPFEKVGEAAILHSRFQFPSYPQYSDSLKHLISFMLSENPTQRPNICQVLEEVSRIQGTPCPLRNFYVTRAMQQQQQHQQPKIKFDHSASQPKLDSANNIINVPFKMSHNQPLRSTQTFAGAPVNAASNGYLPALKPLPIQPVSSSFTNGPFKFIEGNKALQSKQTPHFQPPISHDFNRLGRSQTFTPTSTLASRSSVSPPLAGRGDISKIISANPTNVEPSPIYLSSGTQTDDGFASSHALKLERTKSIASLSSSESVESQHTGGSATRRFGQKLKVFTGERRSISPIKSRQNTGDSVRSAFATLRRGFSGGSFKSELPNKRNSLDISSTSSHSNGFKFRVSSSESIEEENVYPRFSHSRSSSSASIVSDLDQLQQDDTGAKNYYKSHSPVKVSATQGSRSSIQKRVQDLLKNSQDSPVKKTAHGYGMLSPGDEAAELASQLTNETMLQNVHQSTASTPKVLSPAKRNSSVVIKAGQQVSKDAEEVPSSRKPAPPKPKRPKKPSHLKADKIIKEAETSAYEHSVDISDIEIDELEKDFKRRFPSAV is encoded by the coding sequence ATGAATCAGTCGTTAAATGACATATACCAGCCAGGAACAGAGCTCACTGTCGGCTCTCACCGAGCTCGGATCATCAAGTACCTTACAAGTGGTGGGTTTGCTCACATTTATACAGCTGAAATCTGTCCGGCAGATCTCAGCAGTCCTGCTAAAATTGCATGCCTAAAAAGAGTGCTTGTTCCGGACAAGCCAAGTCTTAATGTGCTACGGGCAGAGGTTGATGCCATGAAATTGCTTCGTGGGAATCAGCACGTTGTATCATATATCGACTCGCATGCCGCCAAATCGGGAGTTCACGATGGCTCATACGAAGTTTTTCTACTAATGGAATACTGCTCTGGTGGAGGTTTAATAGACTTCATGAACACTAGGCTGCAGAACAGACTCCAGGAAGGGGAGGTACTTAAAATAACGAGCGATATCACTCAGGGTATTGCAGCAATGCATGCTTTGCAACCGCCGCTAATTCACAGAGATATCAAGATAGAAAATGTGTTAATTTCGGACGACAGAACCTTCAAGGTCTGCGACTTTGGCTCTGTGTGTGGCGTTATTAGACCTCCAAAGAATCCTCAAGAATTCAACTATGTTCAACAcgacattttgaaaaacacaACCGCTCAATACAGAGCACCAGAGATGATCGATCTCTACAGAGGCTATCCAATTAATGAAAAGTCTGACATATGGGCCTTAGGTGTTTTCTTGTATAAACTCTGCTACTACACCACGCCATTCGAGAAAGTTGGTGAAGCCGCCATATTGCATTCGAGATTCCAATTTCCTTCATATCCACAATACAGCGACAGTTTGAAGCATTTGATAAGCTTTATGTTATCTGAGAACCCCACTCAAAGGCCTAACATATGCCAAGTATTGGAAGAGGTCTCCCGCATACAAGGGACTCCGTGTCCTTTGCGCAACTTCTATGTTACAAGAGCtatgcagcagcagcagcaacatcAGCAACCAAAAATCAAGTTCGATCATTCTGCGAGCCAACCGAAACTTGATTCAGCAAACAACATAATTAATGTGCCTTTTAAAATGAGCCATAATCAACCTCTCAGGTCCACCCAAACTTTCGCTGGGGCCCCTGTTAATGCAGCATCTAATGGGTATTTGCCCGCTCTGAAGCCACTCCCAATCCAGCCTGTGAGCTCAAGTTTCACAAATGGCCCCTTTAAATTCATAGAGGgaaacaaagctttgcaaagcaAACAAACGCCGCACTTCCAGCCCCCAATTAGCCACGACTTTAACAGACTTGGGAGGTCTCAAACTTTCACACCAACAAGCACTCTTGCCTCGAGGTCTTCTGTAAGCCCCCCTTTGGCAGGCAGAGGCGATATTTCCAAAATAATCAGCGCAAATCCCACTAACGTGGAACCTTCTCCGATATACTTAAGCTCTGGAACTCAAACGGACGATGGATTTGCCTCTAGCCACGCTCTCAAGTTAGAGCGGACAAAATCCATTGCTTCACTTTCGTCTTCGGAGTCTGTTGAATCACAACACACTGGCGGGAGCGCCACTAGAAGGTTTGGCCAAAAACTGAAGGTTTTCACAGGTGAGAGAAGATCAATTTCTCCAATAAAATCTCGCCAAAACACTGGCGACAGCGTAAGGTCTGCTTTCGCTACTCTACGTCGCGGCTTTTCGGGCGgaagtttcaaaagcgaaCTACCCAACAAAAGGAACTCTTTAGACATctcttcaacatcttccCATTCAAATGGGTTCAAGTTCCGTGTATCATCATCCGAGTCTATTGAAGAGGAGAACGTTTATCCTCGATTTTCACactcaagaagcagcagtAGCGCATCCATTGTGTCCGATTTAGATCAATTACAGCAGGATGATACCGGTGCGAAGAATTACTACAAAAGCCACTCGCCAGTTAAAGTTTCTGCAACACAAGGTTCTCGATCCTCTATACAAAAGCGTGTTCAAGACTTGCTAAAGAATTCCCAGGACTCCCCTGTCAAAAAGACTGCACATGGCTATGGAATGCTCTCTCCGGGCGATGAAGCAGCAGAGCTTGCCTCACAGCTTACGAATGAGACTATGCTGCAAAATGTCCATCAATCCACAGCTTCAACACCAAAAGTGCTATCACCAGCGAAGCGGAACTCTAGTGTCGTTATTAAGGCGGGGCAACAAGTCTCCAAAGACGCGGAAGAGGTTCCCTCTTCCCGTAAGCCAGCGCCACCTAAGCCCAAGCGGCCGAAAAAGCCTTCGCATCTGAAAGCAGATAAGATCATTAAGGAAGCGGAAACTTCAGCATATGAGCACTCAGTTGACATAAGTGATATTGAGATTGACGAACTAGAGAAAGACTTTAAAAGACGATTTCCGAGCGCAGTTTGA
- the RCM1 gene encoding rRNA (cytosine-C5-)-methyltransferase RCM1 (highly similar to uniprot|P53972 Saccharomyces cerevisiae YNL022C), with protein MDAQVFLVTTQFIKNFIDNMKSKLIAKKHLLLKKPNTADKRLDVPIMNFYRDATWVLEYVESAEKGGRVAGSLQTLVLNSCKKYQLKTNPKHIYAAVYSCWRYNEFLDKLLKRSGILKDIPKKKGKEVFNPTTIKLLVHDLLFSKNKRIQMGKHPLKEFVLKYKARLSSELVRLKIKLKVTDLQQLLKDDRNDMTPVRWFRLNPIRCGAKSEDILQELSKKFPTRVNSWTNIAPGCIYHDEYIPGLFGVHPADKITSHELYKTGKVIIQDRASCFPAHILNASSEDLIIDACAAPGNKTTHVAAHIFQDQAVESVRIHAFEKDPERAKTLRTMINTAGCTKGIEVHVGDFTQLAKPGKFPDVTGFILDPSCSGSGIFGRKMIDDRNKSKADGASPVEEEEKEEEREDISDKDLKNRLEKLASFQFEIVKHAMSFPSAKKLVYSTCSVHAEENERIVVDLLLDSKVKEWGWRVRKRAGVIPTWSRRGFYKEFEEVFRDEDTAKELAEACIRVAPKEDGGIGFFAVCFERD; from the coding sequence ATGGACGCTCAGGTGTTTCTGGTAACTACACAGTTCATTAAAAATTTCATAGATAATATGAAAtcaaagctcatcgccaaaaagcatctactattgaaaaagccCAACACTGCCGACAAACGACTTGACGTGCCTATAATGAACTTCTATAGAGACGCTACTTGGGTGCTGGAATATGTTGAAAGTGCAGAAAAAGGTGGTCGGGTTGCAGGTTCTTTACAAACCCTAGTATTGAACAGTTGTAAAAAATATCAGCTGAAAACCAACCCAAAGCACATATATGCAGCAGTCTACTCATGCTGGCGATACAATGAATTTCTGGACAAACTGTTAAAGCGATCCGGAATTCTGAAGGATATCCCTAAGAAGAAAGGTAAGGAGGTTTTCAACCCAACAACTATTAAACTGTTGGTACACGATCTactgttttcgaagaacaaaagaatACAAATGGGCAAGCATCCTTTGAAGGAAtttgttttgaaatatAAGGCAAGGCTCAGTAGCGAGCTAGTAAGACTGAAAATCAAGCTTAAGGTGACTGATTTGCAGCAACTACTAAAGGACGACAGAAACGATATGACGCCTGTGAGATGGTTCAGATTAAACCCCATACGGTGCGGCGCAAAATCAGAAGACATACTGCAGGAATTGTCTAAGAAGTTTCCCACGCGTGTTAACTCGTGGACTAATATAGCCCCAGGTTGCATCTATCACGACGAATATATACCCGGCCTATTTGGGGTACATCCAGCAGACAAAATAACTTCCCATGAACTTTACAAGACGGGCAAAGTTATAATTCAAGATCGTGCCTCCTGTTTCCCTGCCCATATACTTAATGCCTCCTCAGAGGATCTCATCATTGATGCATGTGCGGCTCCTGGCAACAAAACAACACACGTTGCCGCGCACAttttccaagatcaagcagTCGAGTCTGTTCGTATTCATGcgtttgaaaaagacccTGAGCGTGCGAAGACTTTGCGCACCATGATCAACACAGCTGGTTGCACCAAAGGTATTGAAGTCCATGTCGGAGATTTTACACAACTGGCGAAACCTGGTAAATTCCCAGACGTGACGGGCTTTATTCTCGACCCTAGTTGTTCTGGAAGTGGCATATTTGGTCGTAAGATGATTGACGACCGTAATAAATCCAAAGCAGATGGCGCCTCAcctgtcgaagaagaggaaaaagaagaagaacgcGAGGACATTTCAGATAAGGATCTCAAGAATAGGCTGGAGAAACTAGCTTCATTCCAGTTTGAAATAGTAAAGCATGCAATGTCCTTTCCTAGtgccaaaaagctcgtTTACAGTACCTGCTCAGTCCATGCTGAGGAGAATGAACGTATTGTCGTtgatcttctgcttgatTCCAAAGTTAAGGAATGGGGCTGGCGCGTAAGAAAGAGAGCTGGGGTGATTCCCACATGGTCCAGAAGAGGATTTTATAAGGAATTCGAAGAAGTGTTTCGTGACGAAGACACTGCCAAAGAATTAGCAGAAGCCTGTATCAGAGTGGCACCCAAAGAAGACGGTGGGATTGGGTTCTTCGCAGTTTGCTTCGAACGTGACTAA
- the LYS12 gene encoding homoisocitrate dehydrogenase (highly similar to uniprot|P40495 Saccharomyces cerevisiae YIL094C LYS12 Homo-isocitrate dehydrogenase an NAD-linked mitochondrial enzyme required for the fourth step in the biosynthesis of lysine in which homo-isocitrate is oxidatively decarboxylated to alpha-ketoadipate), which yields MLRASFTQLARRSYASASKSLTIGLIPGDGIGKEVIPAGRQVLENLSSKHGLKFDFIDLQAGWQTFQETGKALPDETIDILRNQCQGALFGAVQSPTNKVEGYSSPIVALRKKLGLYANVRPVKSVLPQERPVDMIIVRENTEDLYIKTEKTYIDEKTGTRVAEAIKRISETATKNIANIALEIALQRQKVNGEATLTVTHKSNVLSQSDGLFREVCRQVYESNKDKFGSIKYNEQIVDSMVYRMFREPECFDVIVAPNLYGDILSDGAAALVGSLGVVPSANVGFDFVVGEPCHGSAPDIAGKGISNPVATIRSTALMLEFMGHPEAAQDIHKAVDANLRDNSIKTPDLGGKSTTQQVVEDVLSRM from the coding sequence ATGCTGAGAGCTTCTTTTACCCAACTGGCGCGTCGCTCCTACGCGTCCGCTTCCAAGTCTCTAACAATTGGTTTAATTCCAGGTGATGGTATCGGTAAAGAAGTGATTCCTGCGGGCAGACAAGTTTTGGAGAACCTTTCCAGTAAGCACGGTCTGAAATTCGACTTCATCGACCTGCAGGCTGGGTGGCAGACTTTCCAGGAAACTGGAAAAGCGCTGCCAGATGAAACTATCGACATCCTGAGAAATCAGTGCCAAGGTGCTCTGTTTGGCGCTGTGCAGTCGCCAACTaacaaagttgaaggcTACTCGTCACCCATTGTGGCTCTGAGGAAAAAGCTTGGGCTATATGCCAACGTACGTCCCGTCAAGTCCGTCTTGCCACAAGAGAGACCTGTCGATATGATTATCGTGAGAGAAAACACCGAGGATCTGTACATCAAGACTGAGAAAACCTACATTGACGAAAAAACCGGCACTCGTGTTGCTGAGGCCATCAAAAGAATTTCAGAGACTGCTACCAAGAACATCGCCAACATCGCTTTGGAGATTGCTCTGCAAAGGCAGAAGGTTAACGGAGAGGCCACTTTGACTGTTACACACAAGTCCAACGTGCTTTCTCAAAGTGACGGTTTGTTCAGAGAAGTCTGCAGACAAGTTTACGAAAGCAACAAAGACAAGTTTGGCTCTATCAAATACAACGAACAGATTGTTGACTCAATGGTTTACAGGATGTTCAGGGAGCCAGAGTGCTTCGACGTTATTGTTGCCCCCAACTTGTATGGTGACATTTTGTCCGATGGTGCTGCTGCGCTCGTGGGTTCGCTTGGTGTCGTGCCAAGCGCCAACGTTGGCTTCGACTTTGTAGTCGGAGAGCCATGTCACGGTTCTGCCCCAGACATCGCGGGCAAGGGTATATCTAACCCTGTTGCGACCATCAGATCCACCGCCTTGATGTTGGAGTTTATGGGCcatccagaagctgctcaagacaTCCACAAAGCTGTCGACGCAAACCTGCGTGACAACTCTATCAAGACACCAGACCTTGGCGGCAAATCAACTACCCAACAAGTAGTCGAAGATGTTCTCTCCAGAATGTAA
- a CDS encoding uncharacterized protein (similar to uniprot|P53962 Saccharomyces cerevisiae YNL035C Hypothetical ORF) → MIINLLISQSSRTSRTTYSMSYSKLESIEFGPNNWCLKLQPIYNSGLLTSLSNGRVELIDWATHKSILQIQTHATSVNDMVIINNDRMNGSLIATAAEDAVKIYDLKSNDCVATLKNGKSAPFLSLDSRHGLLGCGTELSGVDAELHVYDIRSWQQPLRSLVDSHHDDITSIKFHPSDPNVLLSGSTDGYVNIYDLTQQEEDDALHQVINFASIHSCGWLSPKRIYTLSHMETYGIHELNDKRDEPTEPKPVDFGDVRKPWDCNYVIDVYPGFIATGKSEEGRGELKLIPLDHEKPELQSAITIPSAHDDEVVRDVLVPFQHEDLLYSCGEDGSLKVWKSSAGPLNVPQEFWQYSEKIDVFSGTVAEVEMMDSEVPDIELRQEPSDVDAVSKDQDEKRKRKHERRSKDKSKSKTKSSSKDHRYQPY, encoded by the coding sequence ATGATAATTAATTTGTTAATCTcacaaagttctcgaaCCTCGAGGACAACGTACTCGATGTCTTACTCCAAACTCGAAAGCATTGAATTCGGGCCCAACAATTGGTgtttgaagcttcagcCAATATATAATTCGGGTTTGCTGACTTCCTTAAGCAATGGAAGGGTTGAGCTAATTGACTGGGCTACCCATAAATCAATTCTGCAAATTCAAACTCATGCTACATCGGTCAATGACATGGTTATCATTAACAATGATCGAATGAATGGGAGCTTAATTGCAACTGCAGCAGAGGATGCTGTCAAGATTTATGATCTGAAATCAAACGATTGCGTAGCAActctcaaaaatggaaaatCTGCCCCATTTCTCTCACTTGACTCGAGACATGGTTTACTTGGCTGTGGGACAGAGCTCTCCGGAGTTGATGCAGAGCTGCATGTATATGACATCAGGTCTTGGCAGCAGCCTCTGAGGTCGCTTGTAGATTCACACCATGACGACATCACGAGTATCAAGTTTCATCCCAGTGATCCCAATGTCCTGTTGAGCGGATCTACAGACGGCTACGTTAACATCTACGACTTGACTCAGCAGGAGGAAGACGACGCTCTTCATCAGGTCATCAACTTTGCATCCATTCATTCTTGCGGATGGTTGTCGCCTAAGCGAATTTACACTCTTTCGCATATGGAAACCTACGGTATTCACGAACTCAATGACAAGCGTGACGAACCTACTGAGCCTAAACCTGTCGACTTTGGTGACGTCAGAAAGCCTTGGGACTGCAATTACGTTATCGACGTTTACCCCGGGTTCATTGCGACAGGAAAATCTGAGGAAGGACGCGGTGAGTTGAAGCTGATACCTTTAGATCACGAGAAACCTGAACTACAGTCGGCAATAACTATTCCGTCCGCacatgatgatgaagtGGTCAGAGACGTTCTTGTCCCGTTCCAGCATGAGGACCTTCTATACTCATGCGGAGAGGATGGGAGTCTTAAAGTGTGGAAATCCAGTGCCGGACCACTAAACGTCCCACAAGAATTTTGGCAGTACTCTGAGAAGATCGACGTCTTCAGCGGTACCGTGGCTGAAGTTGAGATGATGGACTCCGAGGTACCAGACATTGAGCTCCGTCAAGAACCTAGTGATGTTGATGCAGTGTCAAAGGATCAGGatgaaaagagaaaacgtAAGCACGAACGCCGCTCCAAAGATAAGAGCAAGagcaaaacaaagagcAGCTCCAAAGATCATAGATATCAACCTTACTAG